The following are encoded in a window of Leucoraja erinacea ecotype New England unplaced genomic scaffold, Leri_hhj_1 Leri_1194S, whole genome shotgun sequence genomic DNA:
- the LOC129715472 gene encoding nuclear factor 7, brain-like — protein MVSFWNALPGMVVEADTRQAVKRFLDRHVYAANVLETAAYAVDTRGTEGSQGISSSQSVKAVSNQEVAGVKMASKRQVESLTEETLCPICLDFFTDPVSLECGHNFCRSCITQSWDREERNSCPECREQFTDRTLKVNRALARLSEKARTLSLNTEEKESKHHCEEHQEELKLFCETDKKLICVICRDAREHKSHSFIPIKEAVETYKDQVKSSIQSLTTNKSAIQEMEEQQKQKISQVREQSQSLKSHVTSQFVELHQILVKKEQRILGEIKEDEEKILSQMEKNLQDIQENLNSIEEELSNLQGRMDQTDIVLFLKEEAGRKSRISDESRTLSLRDGAILDERFDHPFWLNAVMRDIFVANHQGKTYGFLTSYVGDIFKL, from the exons ATGGTGAGTTTCTGGAACgcgttgccagggatggtggtggaggctgatacgagACAGGCGGTGAAGAGATTTTTGGACAGGCACGTGTATGCAG CAAATGTGCTGGAGACGGCAGCGTACGCGGTGGACACTCGCGGTACAGAGGGATCACAAGGGATCAGCAGCTCCCAATCAGTGAAAGCAGTTTCAAACCAGGAAGTGGCAGGAGTTAAAATGGCTTCTAAACGCCAGGTCGAGAGTTTAACAGAGGAGACactttgtcccatctgcctggatttcttcaccgACCCGGTGTCACTGGAGTGtgggcacaacttctgccgctcctgtatcacacagagttgggacagggaggagagaaactcctgcccggaatgtagagagCAGTTTACAGACCGCACCCTCAAAGTTAATCGGGCCTTGGCGagactgtctgagaaagctcGAACACTGAGCCTGAATACGGAAGAGAAGGAAAGTAAACATCACTGCgaggaacatcaggaagaactgaagctgttttgtgaaacgGACAAGAAACTGATCTGTGTGATTTGTCGAGATGCGCGGGAACACAAGTCTCACAGCTTCATACCGATTAAAGAAGCTGTTGAAACCTACAAG GATCAGGTTAAATCATCCATACAATCACTGACAACAAATAAATCAGCCATCCAGGAAATGGAAGAGCAACAGAAGCAGAAGATTTCCCAAGTCCGG GAGCAGTCACAAAGCCTCAAGTCTCACGTCACATCTCAGTTTGTTGAACTGCACCAGATTCTCGTGAAGAAAGAGCAGCGCATTCTCGGAGAGATCAAGGAGGATGAGGAGAAGATTCTAAGTCAAATGGAGAAAAATCTTCAAGACATTCAAGAGAATTTAAACTCTATTGAGGAGGAACTCTCAAATCTGCAGGGGCGAATGGATCAAACAGACATCGTGTTATTTCTGAAG GAGGAAGCTGGTCGCAAGAGCAG AATTAGTGATGAGTCCCGGACATTGTCACTGAGAGATGGCGCCATATTGGATGAAAGATTCGATCACCCCTTCTGGTTGAACGCAGTGATGAGAGATATCTTTGTTGCCAATCACCAAGGTAAAACATATGGATTCCTCACTTCTTATGTGGGTGACATATTTAAGTTGTAA